Part of the Benincasa hispida cultivar B227 chromosome 12, ASM972705v1, whole genome shotgun sequence genome is shown below.
ttggctactTCGTCCACTGATGATGATGATCTAAAAAATAAACACtcagtaattaaaaaatatatgtacaaAACTAAATTTGATTAATGCACAAAACTTGCTAGTAAATAAATCCAGCCAGaacatacaatttttttttttttttttaaaaaaataaattcatatcatatttttataacaaaaactTATCATACAATAGAAACCACACCACtcttttttaagaaagaaaagtattatttgataaaattgtaagtttagaataaaaattaatataccTCCTCAAATTTAGGGTTAGAAATATATTTTCCTcattaaaaagatattttcctATTTCTAAAAAGTTggtgaaattattattatcatttctATACTTCAGGCTTTCTTTAAAAACTtattcttgtattttatttatttattttgaaacagACTTATTCTTGTTTGGGTATCTGTTTTTTTCCCTCAGGTATATTTAAGTTGAATTTGTTATTCAACCCAAACTAATTGGTAAAATACTAATTCACTTTAAAAACACAAGTTGAAATTCACATCCCTTcaattttatttggttttattctttaaaaaatatatatttgaatattattttaccCCCCTTTTAACCTTCCCAATtcagtaacttttaaaaaataacaacacATTTGTTGTTCTTCATTATTTTGgctttaattttatataataattagaTAATGTAGTTTCAAATGCACGAATATGACTTCAACCGTTAAAGTGAGCTTAGAAAGAGAATTAATATGATCTTTAGAGGTTAGCAATCTCCAATTCCTgcaattattgtactaaaagaaAATGACCTTAACTCGTTAAGGTAATCTAGACTAAATTGCtatagttctcaaaatttagttAACAATTTCAAACTACGGAGAGAGAATctttacaaattaaaatttcgAGATGAAAGTTACttctctaaaaaagaaaaaagttctaAAGGGCAAAAGTATTCCTTAATCAATATTAAAATaggcatttaaaaaaaaaaatcaaaggtggaaatactttttgtttcttttaggaAGTACTTTTGCAACAAAATTAAACTAAGatatttcaaataaacaaaGTGATACTCGTTTCTAATAATTGCAATGGATAATACATTTAAAgtcaataattaaatatatagcaACCTAttctttaaaagaattaaaaatacagtaaaatctatcagtaatagacttctattaacaatataatctatcattgatacattAAGAGACATGAATCTAAATTTTAGTATATTTGCACCTTCTTTTATATTGTGCTATATTTAGAGATACTTTGAATATGATTATTATATTCACAATGGACCGTTGTTGCCatatttcaaatattcatatacCAAAACGAgattaaaaataagttatattttAACACAAGAAATAATGAAGATATTATTTCCTAAGTTGACTTCATATACgtatatataaagaaaagaaataagaagagagagagaataataataataataaaataggaaggaaagaaaaaaaaaaaaggaaaatggatgAATAGAAGCGAAGTGGGCGGTAAAGAAGACGACGATAAGAAGATACAGAGAAGAGTGTGGGATTGCCCAATTTGCAATTATGGTTACCCAATCAACAATTCATATCTCCaaatcttctttctttctctctcttcttccacAATACTAATATATAATTCCATCCCCCTTTCTCCCTCTTTCTTCGACTCTGTTTTCATTCCCCTTCCCCAAAATGGTGAACCCCACGCCCACGGCGGCCGGCGATTCCGATTCCGACGTTTCTCAGCTTCCGATTCACAGCCAGGTTCAGAAGATCAAGAAGGAAATTGAGAAGATTAAGCATCCGTCTCTTCAGCAATCCGAGATGAACACTCACCTTCTTCTTCGCGGCATCTCGATTTCGAAGCCCCGATCTCGCTCCCCGCTAGGCCTTGCCGCCGAGAGGCCTATTTCCGTCGGGAATTAAATTAGGTTGGTAGCCATATCCAGATTCCAGATTAATCTCTTCTTCCTCTGTTCCTCTGTAAACCCTAGATTCCTGTTACAAAGGGATCGATGTACAAGTACATAGTTTTTGGCTTACGATTTCCGACCTTTATGGATATGG
Proteins encoded:
- the LOC120067758 gene encoding uncharacterized protein LOC120067758, with the protein product MVNPTPTAAGDSDSDVSQLPIHSQVQKIKKEIEKIKHPSLQQSEMNTHLLLRGISISKPRSRSPLGLAAERPISVGN